CATAAATGATGATTTAAAGAAGAAGCTTGAATCTAATGAAGATTTTGTTTTGGTTGATGTAAGGGAATATGCAGAATATGCATTTAACCACATTCCAAATTCTATTTCCATTCCTTTAGGAGATTTAGATGCCAGAATAAACGAATTAAACAAAGAAAATGAAACTTATGTGGTGTGTCGCACAGGAAACCGCAGTGATTTTGCTGCACAAAAATTGGTTGAAAAAGGCTTTACGAATGTTATCAATGTTGTTCCAGGCATGAGTCAATGGACCGGAAAAACAATAGGTTTAGACAAAGAATAAGCAAAATTTTTTGAAGAAAATAATACCACCGGGGGTAATTATGATATGGCTATCAATAGTATGTCTACAAAGGACGTAGCGAAAAATGTTTTTAATAAAGAAGAATTATTTATACTTGATGTTCGTAATAAAAGTGATTTTCATGATTGGAAAATTGAAGGGGAAAATTTCGAGTACTTAAATATCCCATATTTTGAATTGCTTGATGGTGTAGAAGAAATAATCGGTAAGATTCCTACTGGCAAAGATGTTTTAGTAGTTTGTGCAAAGGAAGGTTCTTCAATTATGATCGCTGAAATGCTCTCTGATGCAGGATTATCTGTTTCTTACCTACAAGGTGGCATGAAAGCGTGGAGTGAACACTTAGAACCCGTTAAAATCGGAGATTTAAAAGAAGGCGGGGAAATTTATCAATTTGTACGTATTGGTAAAGGTTGTTTATCTTACATGGTTGTTTCGAACGGTGAGGCCGCTCTCATTGATGCTACACGGATGACGGATTTTTATCTTGAATTTGCTGAAAGTATCGATACAAAAATTAAACATGTGTTTGATACACATCTTCATGCCGATCATATTTCTGGTGGTCGTAAAATCGCTGAAATAACCGGCGCAACCTATTGGCTCCCACCAAAAGATGCAACTGAAGTTACGTTCGAATATCAACCATTAGAAGATGGAAGTCTTGTAAACATCGGAATAGTAAAAATCGATATCCATGCCTTATATTCACCAGGTCATACAATAGGCTCTACTTCATTTATTGTTGATGAAAAGTACTTATTATCAGGTGATATCTTGTTTATTGACTCAATTGGAAGACCAGATTTGGCTGGTTTGGCACAAGATTGGGTAGGGGACCTAAGAGAAAGTTTATATAAACGTTACAGAGAATTATCAGGGAACTTAATTGTACTTCCTGCCCATTTTATGATGATCGAAGAGTTAAATGACGACGGTAGTATTTCAGCAAAATTAGGGACTCTGTTTACTAAAAACCATGGATTGAATATTGAAGACGAAAATGAATTCAGAAAAATGGTTACTGAAAACTTACCACCACAACCTAATGCTTATCAAGAGATTCGTGAAACGAATATGGGAAAAATAAATCCAGATGAAGAAAAACAAAGGGAAATGGAAATTGGACCAAATCGTTGTGCCGTTCGTTAATAGTGAACTAATTTAATAGGGGGAAAAACAGAAATGGAATCAACAAAATTAGTAGATGCAAAAGGATTGGCATGCCCAATGCCGATTGTGAAGACAAAGAAAGCAATTGGCGAGCTAATGTCAGGCCAAATTTTAGAGGTTCATTCAACGGATAAAGGGGCTAAAAACGACCTGTCAGCCTGGACTAAATCAGGTGGACACGAGTTATTAAATCAGATTGAAGAAGATGGTGTCTTGAAATTTTGGATTAAAAAGGGATAGATAATGAAAAAGGGGAAGGTTCCCCTTTTTTAGAAGGAGGACAACATGGCTATAAGCTTTTTCATAACAATCTTCCTAATTGGACTTTTAGGCTCATTTATCTCTGGAATGCTAGGTATAGGTGGAGCGATTATCAACTTTCCCATGCTATTATTTATTCCAGCAGCACTTGGCGTAGGTCATTTTACTGCACATGAGGTTACAGGCATTACAGCCATTCAAGTGTTCTTTGCAACAATAGGCGGTGTATTAGCTTACCGTAAGGGTGGGTATTTAAATAAGACACTAATTACTTACATGGGCATAAGTATTTTGATTGGTAGTTTTATTGGTGGTTTCGGATCAACGCACATACCCGGAAGTGGCATTAACATAATATATGGTATTTTAGCGTTATTAGCCGTTATTATGATGTTCGTTCCTAAAAAAGGATTAGATGATATTCCATTACATCAAGTAAGTTTTAACAAGGGGCTAGCAGCATTATTGGCCTTTATTGTGGGCATTGCCGCTGGAATTGTAGGTGCCGGAGGAGCATTTTTATTAGTACCGATCATGCTTGTTATATTAAAAATTCCAACAAGAATGACCATCGCTTCATCCTTAGCCATTACACTCATTTCATCTATTGGAGTGGTTTCTGGCAAAATTTCAACAGGACAGGTAGAGATTTTGCCTTCAATCATTTTAGTAGTTGCCAGTTTAATTGCATCACCAATTGGAGTGATGGTGGGAAAAAAGGTGAATACAAAAGTGCTCCATACAATTATGGGATTTTTAATATTGGTTACGGCAGTGAAAACGTGGATGGCTATTTTATAAATTAAAAGAGAGATAGAAGAGTGGATATTTAGTTTCTTAAGAAAGTAGCTTTGAGTTAACTCAAGGCTATTTTTTATTAAAAAAGGGTTTTTGTCTAGACCATAGATTATTACGTAAAATATAAATTTGACGTAATAATGGTGATTTAGTAAAATATAGAAGTGAGGTGATTTTATGGTAAACCAGTCAAAACAAGAAAATTTCAAAAAGCTGCAGTCCCTCTTATCTGAATTGCCCTGGTATGTCGATGAATATATCAATCATAAATTAAGAAAGCTTTCGACGGCCTCTTTGTTTAATTACTGCCATGATTACAAAATCTTTTTTAATTGGATGATTAATGAGCAATTATTTATTGGAGCTGCAAAAGATATTCCATTAAATCGATTAGAGCAAATGACAGTTATTGAGGTTGAAAGTTTTTTGAATTTCCTGCATTACGAATTAAATAATAAAGAATTAACGATCAATCGCAAGTTATCAGCTCTGAAATCCCTGTTTAATTATCTGCAGAATATTGCTGAAACCCCCGATTTAAAGCCCTATATTAACCGTAATGTAATGGCGAAAATTGAATTTAATGAAGTAAAAGACAGCATGGAAACGAAAGCCGCTAAAATGGAAGGAAAAATTCTTCTTGGCGATGAATACGAAAGGTTTCGTTTATTTGTTGCAAATGATTATGGTGAAATAAATAAACATAATAAAAAAATCTATAACTTTCATCAATTAAATAAAGAGCGTGATACGGCCATCGTATCCTTAATTTTGGGGTCTGGGCTTCGTCTTTCTGAGTTAATTGGTATTGAATTAGATGATATCGACTACAAAAAGTACTGTGTAAGAGTAATAAGAAAAGGAAATAAAGAGCAATTCGTGTTCTTTAGTCAGGTTGCGATGGCTGATCTGCAAGCATACCTATCTGTCAGAACAGCTAAGTACCAAGTTGATAAGAATAATAAGGCTTTATTTATCGCAGCATCAATGGGACCAAAAGGAAAATCGCGAAGACTTTCAGCACGGTCAGTTGAGAAATTAATAGAAAAGTATGCTACTGCATTTGGTAAACCGTCGTTATCCGTACATAAACTAAGACATTCATTTGCAACAAGATATCATGCTGAAATTAACGATGTACCAAAATTACGAAGGCAATTAGGGCATTCATCCATTCAAACCACGATGATTTATACCCATATAAAGAATGACGATTTAAAAATTGCCGTCGATAAAATGGATATGCCGAAAGAACAATCATAACTAGGTCAGCAGTATTAGCTGCTGACTTTTTCGAATTTTACTAGTTTACATAATATAATTATGGTAACAAATATCGATTATATCTCATTTCCCAAGTATACTTAAGTTAATGAGACGGAATAAAAATTTAGGTTTAGAAAAAATAATTACGAATCACCTTTGCCATTTCCTGCTCTAGTAGCCAGTTCATGAGCTTTTTTAGAAACTCTTCATGACACCCAAAAGTTACAAAAAACACAGGTTTCCCTGTGTCATTTGTGTATTTACCTGTATTTAGGATTTTTTGCCCCCCTGCCCTGCTTGCTCTTCTTCATTACTCTGTACATTCGTGGTATCGAGATTCCATTTATCATCACCATATTTCCATGTTGACTCCACAAAAGCAATGGTATCGGCATTTGCAAGCCCGGTAATTCTTTGTACTCCTTTTAATATAACCTCACCTGTTTTTAGTTTAACTGGCTTTAAAGAATGAAATGAATTTACTGTTAATTCAGTTGGTTCATTTAAACGTCCCTTATAATAAAGTCCTAGTTTTTTATAATATTTTTTTCGATCCTTTAAATCAAATTCATAGGTTTTACCTGTTTGCGCAATGGTTATTTTCGCCTTATAACCATTTTCAAAGGTACTTGCCATTTCTAATGGTTCAGGAACCTTCAATTCTTTACTGATATTATCCTTCAATGTATATAAATAATTAAGAGTTATGCCTCCGCTTCCCCCTGTTAATACATTCGAAAATAAATCCTTTACTCCATCCTGGTTAAGATCAACCAGCTTTAAAGATGCTTTCGATCCGCTTTCTAGTGGAATTTTGTACTGTTTTTCATCCACAGTAGATATATCAATATAAATCTCTTTTAAATAATCTTCTTCATCTTCATAAGGAACACCTTTTAACTGAATACTTTCATTGGTTCCATCTCCAGTGACGTCAGATTCATATTTTGAAATGGTAACTGTTTTAGCTTTTTCATCGAAGGCATGAACACCGGTTATTGCAGTAACAGACATGAGAAAAAATGCAGCAGCAACGAGTAGTAATTCTTTTTTCATTCTTTTCCCCTCCAAAATCTGATACAGGTAGTATTCCCCAGTTTTGGTAAAAACATGAAAAAGACTCCCGATAATTAGGGAGTCTTTGATAATTATTTTATTCGTTCGCCTTCGTTGGACCTTCTACCTTCCAAATGGTTGTTACCTTTCCATTGTCGTTTTCATCAAGGACGAAAGAACCGTTAGAATAACGATCATTAAAGCGAATTTCAGATGTTACGATTGTTTCCGTGTGACCTTTTTCGGTTTGTAGGAAGACAGTATCTTCGTCATTTGCAACGACAAAACCAACCACACGATGAGGATTTGCTTTTAACTCTCGTAAAATAATAACTCCACGCTTAGCTCGTGTTGCTTTTTCAAATTCCTTCAGTTTCATTCTCTTCACAGAACCACGTTGAGTGGTGATGACAATGGATTCTTTCGTGTCGGGAGAAAGTACCTTCCCACCGACAACAACATCTCCATCCTTCAAATTGATACCTTTTACACCGGCAGCACGTACGCCGACAATACTAATTTCTTCTTCATGGAACCAAAGTGCATAACCAAAATTAGATATTAAGAATAATTCTTTTGTTCCATCGGTTAGATGAACATCAATGACTTGATCATCATCCTTAAGATTAACACCCACTAATGGTTTCGAATATCGCTGTGCCTTATATTGCTTAAGCTCAGTTTTCTTGACCATTCCATTTTTGGTGACAAACACGAGATAAGCATCAATCTCAAAATCTTTCACCGTAATAGCGTGAATAATATCTTCGTTACGTTCAATAGGGATGATATTGGCAACATGCTGTCCTATGTCCTTCCAACGGATATCTGGAAGTTCATGGACAGGACAGTATAAGTAATTGCCTTTATTCGTAAACAACAGGACTACATCTTTAGTGTTCACATCTAGCTGTGCTAATAACCGGTCAGAGTCCTTCATCGCCAAGTCTTGCCCATTTGAAGCAGCGTAAGAACGCTGGCTTGTACGTTTTATATATCCCTCTTTTGTAACAGTTACGATGACATCCTCGCTTGGTACAGTAACCTCAAGGTTTATTTTCAATTCTTCTATCTCAGCTTCTATTTTAGAACGACGAGCATCAGCAAATCGCTTTTGTACGTCTTTTAATTCTTTTTTTATAACCGATATTAGTTTTTTTTCACTTAATAAAATGGCAGTCCATTCTGCTATTTTATTAGCCAACTCTTCAGCTTCATTTTGAAGGGCAGTTATATCGGTATTGGTTAAACGGTAAAGCTGTAAAGAAACGATGGCTTCCGCCTGAGCCTCAGTGAATGCGAATTTGGAAATCAAGTTATCTTTTGCATCGCGTTTATCTTTTGATGCGCGGATCGTCGCTATCACTTCGTCAAGGATGGATAAGGCCTTCATTAATCCTTCAACGATATGTTGACGTTCATTTGCTTTGTCTAGCTCATATTTTGTTCTTCTAACAACAACTTCTTTTTGGTGCTCAATATAAGCGTCCAGCATTTCACGTATTCCTAATAATTTTGGACGTTTTTTTGCAATAGCAACCATATTAAAATTATATGTGACTTGCAAATCGCTATTTTTATATAGATAGTTCAGGACACCATTTGCATCTGCATCTTTCTTTAATTCGATGACAATTCGGAGACCCGTTCTGTCTGTTTCATCACGAACCTCTGATATTCCCTCGACTTTTCGGTCGAGACGGAATTCATCGATTCTCTTAACAAGATTTGCTTTATTGACTTCAAACGGAATCTCCGTCACGACAATCTGCTGCTTGCCGCCGCGTACATCTTCAATTTCCGCTTTACTGCGAACAATGATTTTCCCTTTACCAGTTTCATAGGCCTTTTTAATACCATCAATACCTTGAATGATACCGCCAGTGGGAAAATCCGGTCCTTTAATGACAGTCATTATTTCATCGACGGTTGAATCTGGATGGTCCATTCGCATGATGACGCCGTCAATGACTTCTCTGAGATTATGTGGTGGAATATCGGTTGCGTACCCTGCCGATATCCCTGTTGAACCGTTTACCAACAAATTTGGAAACATTGCTGGTAATACGGTAGGTTCCTTTGAAGTATCATCGAAGTTAGGGATAAAATCGACTGTTTGCTTTTCAATATCACGAAGCAACTCTGCAGCAATGGCAGATAAACGAGCCTCCGTATAACGCATCGCAGCTGGAGGATCTCCGTCCATACTTCCGTTGTTTCCATGCATCTGGATTAGGACATTCCTAACCTTCCAGTCCTGGCTCATCCGCACCATTGCCTCATAAACAGATGAATCACCGTGTGGGTGATAGTTACCAATTACATTACCCACTGTTTTTGCTGATTTACGGAAGCCCTTTTCTTGTGTATTACCTTCGACATGCATCGCATACAGAATTCTTCGTTGTACGGGTTTTAAGCCATCCCTTGCATCCGGTAAGGCCCGTTCTTGAATGATGTATTTACTATATCTTCCAAAACGGTCGCCGATTACATCCTCTAGAGGTAAGTCACGGAATTTCTCATTTGTGCTCATTCTTCAGATTCCTCCTGGGCGACAGTAATATTTTCATTATCAAGAATTGTATCATCCTCTTCTAATCCAAACGCCACATTGCTTTCGATCCATTTACGGCGAGGGTCAACTTTATCACCCATTAGAGTAGTGATTCGTCGTTCTGCTCTTGCCGCATCATCTATTTTTACTCGAATCAATGTCCGAGTTTCTGGATTCATCGTTGTATCCCAAAGCTGGTCGGCATTCATCTCGCCAAGACCTTTATAGCGCTGGATCATGTACCCTCTGCCAACTTTTTTAATTGCTCCCTGAAGTTCATCCTCGTTCCAGGCATACTCGATGATTTCTTTTTTACCTGTTCCTCTACTCACTTTATACAAAGGAGGCAGTGCAATAAACACTTTACCTGCTTCAATAAGTGGTTTCATATACCGATAGAAAAAGGTTAACAGTAACACTTGAATATGCGCACCGTCAGTATCGGCATCTGTCATGATAATAACTTTATCATAATTCACATCTTCTACATTAAAATCAGAACCTACTCCAGCCCCAACCGTATGAATAATCGTATTGATTTCTTCATTTTTAAAAATATCGGCCAGCTTTGCTTTTTCAGTATTAATGACCTTACCCCGTAATGGAAGAACAGCTTGGAAACGTCGGTCACGTCCTTGTTTTGCAGAGCCGCCAGCAGAGTCACCCTCAACTAAATAGATCTCATTTCTTTGCGGATTTCTTGACTGGGCAGGTGTAAGCTTTCCTGATAATAGTGCATCCGAACGCTTCCGTTTTTTACCGCTTCTAGCATCCTCCCGTGCTTTTCTTGCTGCTTCACGGGCTTGGTAGGCTTTAATAGATTTTTTAATCAACAAAGAGCTAATGTCTGGATTTTCTTCAAGGAAATAAGTAAGGTGTTCAGAAACCACTGCGTCCACTGACGATCTAGCTTCACTCGTACCTAATTTGCCCTTTGTCTGACCCTCAAATTGTAATAATTGTTCAGGAACTCGGATAGAAATAATCGCAGATAATCCTTCACGAATATCTGCACCCTCGAGATTTTTCTCCTTTTCTTTCAAAAGAGAAACCTTACGGGCGTAATCATTGAAGATACGAGTCATCGCCGTTCGTGAACCTACTTCGTGCGTTCCTCCATCTTTCGTCCGAACATTGTTTACAAATGAAAGCATGTTCTCTGAATAGCCGTCATTAAATTGAAAAGCAAATTCAACTTCAATTCCATTATGGCTTCCTTCAAAACTAATCACCGGATGAAGTACATCTTTTTCTTCATTTAAGTAAGCGACAAAGGCCTCTATTCCATTTTCATAATGAAAAACCTCATGAAAGTCATTTCGGTCATCGATGATTTCAATCTTTAACCCTTTTAGAAGAAAAGCCGATTCTCGTAACCTCTCACATAATGTTTCAAAATTATAGGCAGTTGTTGAAAAGATGGTCGGGTCCGGTTTAAAGTGAATCGTTGTACCAGTTTGATTCGTTTTACCGATTTTCTCTAATGTTGTTGCCGGTTTACCACCATTTTCAAAGCGTTGTTCGTAAACAAAACCATCTCTTTTAATCGTTACAGTTAACCATTCAGATAATGCATTAACGACTGAGGCACCAACACCATGTAAACCACCGCTGGTTTTGTAGCCGCCTTGACCAAATTTACCCCCAGCATGGAGGATTGTTAAAATGACTTCAGGAGTGGGTTTCCCCATTTTATGCATACCCGTAGGCATTCCGCGTCCTTTGTCCATTACACTTATTGAATTATCTTTATGAATTTTTACAATGATTTGGTCCCCGAATCCTCCGAGAGCCTCATCGACAGAGTTGTCGACTATCTCATATACAAGATGGTGTAATCCGCGTGTATCAGTGCTCCCGATGTACATTCCTGGTCGCTTCCTGACGGCCTCCAGTCCCTCTAGTACCTGTATGGCATCATCATTATATTCAAAAGCTTTCTGATTACTTGCCACTTAAATACCCCTTTCATTCCCTACAAAAGAAAAAACACTTTCTACTTGCTATCTTTATGAGTAATTTTATCATTCGTGTAAAAGTTGTTTCCATAATTTAGAACGAATGTTTGCCGCTTATAATTGTACCACATGTTTACGGCGTCTATGCTTTATTTTAGCGATTTATTTCGATTTGGCAAATGTCTAATGTAAAACAACATATTTATGTAACAGTAATTTAAGTCAAGAAAAGAAAAAAACTGCTAATTTTTTAGCAGCTTTTTTCCGGCAAATGATTATTTTGTTAAAGCATGTGCCACTTTTATACAAAGATCCATAATTACTGTATATCCTTTTTCCTTCAAAAACTCATATGCTTCTTCATTTACTAAGCCTTGCTGTGCCCAAAAAACATCTGCATCAATTTCATCGAATTCTTTTGCCACATCAAACAATTGTTCTGAACGGCGGAAAACATTGACAATATCAATGTGTCCTTCAATGTCCTTTAAAGAAGCAACCGCTTTCACACCTAGTACTTCATCAACACTTGGATTCACGGGAATAATTTCATATCCTGCTTTTTGCATCACCTCTGACACCATATAAGAGGTTCTGTCTGGTTTATCACTTAAACCTACAACAGCGATACGTTTAGATTTTTTTAAAATTGCTCCTATTTCCTCTAATGATGGATTTTCGACTGCCATGAAATACACTTCCTTTATTTCCTTAATTTTACTATCCACTCTTACTATAACATAATTAGATTGTTTACAAAAAATAAAGGCTTCCGAGTGGTCGGAAGCTTTTTTATTAAAGTGATGCATTATTTTCGGAAGCGAATTTTGGAATAGAAAGACTGAATCTTGCTCCATCCTCAGTATTTTCTACCTTTACGAAACCATTCATTTTTTCAATAATCATTTTCGTTATATAAAGGCCATTACCAGTTCCATGCTCTTTTGTATTGAAATTGGGTTCGAATAACCTTGGGATATGTGCAGAATCGATATCACCTGCATTATCAGTAATCTCCACTACGATAAGATTCTCATTCGTATAAATCTGGATTTTCATTTTTCTATTTTGGATATGGTTCCTAACAAAAGATTCTCTTGCGTTCGTCAAAATATGTAAAACAATTTGACTGAATTCATTGGGAACTCCATAGGCCATTTGCAGGCCTCGGTATTCGAAATCCACATGAATATCTTGGTTCTTAAGGATGGAGAAAAAAACTGACAACGCTTCTTCAATTGAATCTGAAACAGAAAAAGGACATTTTTCTTTGTTACTCTGATTGAATTTTCGAACATCATTATTGGAACGTGACATACTTTCACCTCTTTTATTTTACTTAAATGAATATAAGAAATCCCATCAGTACCACAGTTGACTTGATCTGGGGTTAACAGTCGTTTTTATAAAAATTATAAGTAAATTATATTTCGGGATAACAACTCTTTTCAATCGGTATTGAAAGGGTTTGGAAATTCTCCATATATTTGTAATAAATTAGACTTTAATTGTACTTAACTTAGACAGAATATTATATTAAATGAAAACGAAAAAAAATAGACCAGTATGCCGGTCTATTTCTGTGTTAATGCCTTATTAGGGTCCATATTTATTGCGGTCCAAGCAGTCTGATCTCCGAAATTTCTAGACCAGGCAGCTACTCCAGCTAGTTGGTAAGTAGATGCAAGGTTTGCACGTTTAGATAATGATAATTCGTCTTCAATCCATACTTTATAGGTTGCCTTCTCCACTTCCGCATAATATTCTACATAGTTTTGACCGCTTTCTTCATCATAAACAGGCTGTAGACCTTTCACTAAAAGCCATTCTTTCACCTTCGTCATCGACAAAGCCTGAGAGCTAACCTCCGTCGTCCCGTCCTCTTTTTGTTGTTCTTTCCAAAGTCTGGTGTATAATGGCACACCTAGAATGAGCTTCTCCTTTGGAACTTCATTCAACAAGTTTTGTAGATTTTTCTCCACCCAAGGCAGACTTGAAACACTCCCGGCAACCGGGGATGAACCAGAATGCTCATCATAAGCCATAATAATAAGATAATCTACAATACCAGCGAGCTTACTTCTTTCATAGAAGGAAGACCAGTTATTATTTTCGCCGGCATAAAAGGTTATGTCCATCGAAACAACTAACCCTGCTTCGTGTAAGTAAGGTGTTGCTTCCCGCATAAATTGGGTGACAAGGTGGCCGTCCTCCTGCTTTACATTTTCTATATCAAAGTTTATTCCCTGTAATTGGTACATTTGACTAAAATGAAGCAGCTGTACAATTATCTTTTGCCGTGTTTCAAAATCCTTTAACGCCTCATGCGTGAGCACTGGGTCAAACGAATTCGAAAATAACCCCCAGACTTGATAGCCCTTTGACTGTGCCCATTTACTATAATCCAAGGATGCTAAATTACTTATGCTTCCATCGTTTCCAGTTAAGGAGAACCAAGATGGAGACACTACATTCAATCCCAACATATCAGGTATTTGCGTATGATCTGGATTTTTTGTATAAACGGCTTCCCAGGTTAATTGAATAGGCCCATTAATTTTGGGGATTTCTAATGTTTCATTTTTCTGTGAGATTGTAATAGTTACTTCTTTGTTTTTCTTAACATATTTCTTGTTGATGTACCCACTTACTCCATTTTCTTT
This Neobacillus sp. YX16 DNA region includes the following protein-coding sequences:
- a CDS encoding sulfurtransferase TusA family protein; this encodes MENITTNVILDAKGLACPMPIVKTKKAMNQLEAGQVLEVQATDKGSKADLKAWSKSAGHYYLGTIDEGGVLKHYLRKASNDELNETKHPYVIINDDLKKKLESNEDFVLVDVREYAEYAFNHIPNSISIPLGDLDARINELNKENETYVVCRTGNRSDFAAQKLVEKGFTNVINVVPGMSQWTGKTIGLDKE
- a CDS encoding MBL fold metallo-hydrolase gives rise to the protein MAINSMSTKDVAKNVFNKEELFILDVRNKSDFHDWKIEGENFEYLNIPYFELLDGVEEIIGKIPTGKDVLVVCAKEGSSIMIAEMLSDAGLSVSYLQGGMKAWSEHLEPVKIGDLKEGGEIYQFVRIGKGCLSYMVVSNGEAALIDATRMTDFYLEFAESIDTKIKHVFDTHLHADHISGGRKIAEITGATYWLPPKDATEVTFEYQPLEDGSLVNIGIVKIDIHALYSPGHTIGSTSFIVDEKYLLSGDILFIDSIGRPDLAGLAQDWVGDLRESLYKRYRELSGNLIVLPAHFMMIEELNDDGSISAKLGTLFTKNHGLNIEDENEFRKMVTENLPPQPNAYQEIRETNMGKINPDEEKQREMEIGPNRCAVR
- a CDS encoding sulfurtransferase TusA family protein; its protein translation is MESTKLVDAKGLACPMPIVKTKKAIGELMSGQILEVHSTDKGAKNDLSAWTKSGGHELLNQIEEDGVLKFWIKKG
- a CDS encoding sulfite exporter TauE/SafE family protein — translated: MAISFFITIFLIGLLGSFISGMLGIGGAIINFPMLLFIPAALGVGHFTAHEVTGITAIQVFFATIGGVLAYRKGGYLNKTLITYMGISILIGSFIGGFGSTHIPGSGINIIYGILALLAVIMMFVPKKGLDDIPLHQVSFNKGLAALLAFIVGIAAGIVGAGGAFLLVPIMLVILKIPTRMTIASSLAITLISSIGVVSGKISTGQVEILPSIILVVASLIASPIGVMVGKKVNTKVLHTIMGFLILVTAVKTWMAIL
- the xerS gene encoding tyrosine recombinase XerS, which translates into the protein MVNQSKQENFKKLQSLLSELPWYVDEYINHKLRKLSTASLFNYCHDYKIFFNWMINEQLFIGAAKDIPLNRLEQMTVIEVESFLNFLHYELNNKELTINRKLSALKSLFNYLQNIAETPDLKPYINRNVMAKIEFNEVKDSMETKAAKMEGKILLGDEYERFRLFVANDYGEINKHNKKIYNFHQLNKERDTAIVSLILGSGLRLSELIGIELDDIDYKKYCVRVIRKGNKEQFVFFSQVAMADLQAYLSVRTAKYQVDKNNKALFIAASMGPKGKSRRLSARSVEKLIEKYATAFGKPSLSVHKLRHSFATRYHAEINDVPKLRRQLGHSSIQTTMIYTHIKNDDLKIAVDKMDMPKEQS
- the parC gene encoding DNA topoisomerase IV subunit A; amino-acid sequence: MSTNEKFRDLPLEDVIGDRFGRYSKYIIQERALPDARDGLKPVQRRILYAMHVEGNTQEKGFRKSAKTVGNVIGNYHPHGDSSVYEAMVRMSQDWKVRNVLIQMHGNNGSMDGDPPAAMRYTEARLSAIAAELLRDIEKQTVDFIPNFDDTSKEPTVLPAMFPNLLVNGSTGISAGYATDIPPHNLREVIDGVIMRMDHPDSTVDEIMTVIKGPDFPTGGIIQGIDGIKKAYETGKGKIIVRSKAEIEDVRGGKQQIVVTEIPFEVNKANLVKRIDEFRLDRKVEGISEVRDETDRTGLRIVIELKKDADANGVLNYLYKNSDLQVTYNFNMVAIAKKRPKLLGIREMLDAYIEHQKEVVVRRTKYELDKANERQHIVEGLMKALSILDEVIATIRASKDKRDAKDNLISKFAFTEAQAEAIVSLQLYRLTNTDITALQNEAEELANKIAEWTAILLSEKKLISVIKKELKDVQKRFADARRSKIEAEIEELKINLEVTVPSEDVIVTVTKEGYIKRTSQRSYAASNGQDLAMKDSDRLLAQLDVNTKDVVLLFTNKGNYLYCPVHELPDIRWKDIGQHVANIIPIERNEDIIHAITVKDFEIDAYLVFVTKNGMVKKTELKQYKAQRYSKPLVGVNLKDDDQVIDVHLTDGTKELFLISNFGYALWFHEEEISIVGVRAAGVKGINLKDGDVVVGGKVLSPDTKESIVITTQRGSVKRMKLKEFEKATRAKRGVIILRELKANPHRVVGFVVANDEDTVFLQTEKGHTETIVTSEIRFNDRYSNGSFVLDENDNGKVTTIWKVEGPTKANE
- the parE gene encoding DNA topoisomerase IV subunit B, with the translated sequence MASNQKAFEYNDDAIQVLEGLEAVRKRPGMYIGSTDTRGLHHLVYEIVDNSVDEALGGFGDQIIVKIHKDNSISVMDKGRGMPTGMHKMGKPTPEVILTILHAGGKFGQGGYKTSGGLHGVGASVVNALSEWLTVTIKRDGFVYEQRFENGGKPATTLEKIGKTNQTGTTIHFKPDPTIFSTTAYNFETLCERLRESAFLLKGLKIEIIDDRNDFHEVFHYENGIEAFVAYLNEEKDVLHPVISFEGSHNGIEVEFAFQFNDGYSENMLSFVNNVRTKDGGTHEVGSRTAMTRIFNDYARKVSLLKEKEKNLEGADIREGLSAIISIRVPEQLLQFEGQTKGKLGTSEARSSVDAVVSEHLTYFLEENPDISSLLIKKSIKAYQAREAARKAREDARSGKKRKRSDALLSGKLTPAQSRNPQRNEIYLVEGDSAGGSAKQGRDRRFQAVLPLRGKVINTEKAKLADIFKNEEINTIIHTVGAGVGSDFNVEDVNYDKVIIMTDADTDGAHIQVLLLTFFYRYMKPLIEAGKVFIALPPLYKVSRGTGKKEIIEYAWNEDELQGAIKKVGRGYMIQRYKGLGEMNADQLWDTTMNPETRTLIRVKIDDAARAERRITTLMGDKVDPRRKWIESNVAFGLEEDDTILDNENITVAQEESEE
- a CDS encoding CoA-binding protein, translating into MAVENPSLEEIGAILKKSKRIAVVGLSDKPDRTSYMVSEVMQKAGYEIIPVNPSVDEVLGVKAVASLKDIEGHIDIVNVFRRSEQLFDVAKEFDEIDADVFWAQQGLVNEEAYEFLKEKGYTVIMDLCIKVAHALTK
- a CDS encoding HAMP domain-containing sensor histidine kinase, whose translation is MSRSNNDVRKFNQSNKEKCPFSVSDSIEEALSVFFSILKNQDIHVDFEYRGLQMAYGVPNEFSQIVLHILTNARESFVRNHIQNRKMKIQIYTNENLIVVEITDNAGDIDSAHIPRLFEPNFNTKEHGTGNGLYITKMIIEKMNGFVKVENTEDGARFSLSIPKFASENNASL